One Betta splendens chromosome 5, fBetSpl5.4, whole genome shotgun sequence genomic window, ACACAGTCGAAGACGTTGTTTTGACAAACAAATATGGCGAAAAGATCTGTGGGCAGATCTGTACTGAAAACGACGAGGCCACGCTGGTCGGGGAGTTTTCTTCGCCGTCCGATGAGAGCGGTGTCCTGATTTCAGAGACCTCTGGTGTAGTTGAAGCCATGGACGCCTCCGGCTTTATTTCTGAAGCGTCGGGTCTGCAGGACATTGCAAACCGAGTCACGGCCTCCACCAGTCCGCCTTCCAGTGAAACCTTTTCCGGAACCATCACGATCAACAATCAGAGCATCATAGTGACCATAGAAAACGGAATACTGACCCTCGCCGCCCCCCCAGAGGGGCATGTACACAAAGAGGACGACATGGTGAGCCTGAAGGAACATCTGGGCATGAAGGACCATGAAGATATTGTTCTTCTCAACTATGACAGTGGCACTAAGTCCATTGGCAAGATCAGCACGCTAGCTGTGTCCAGCGGCAACCAGCAGGCAGAGCCCAGACCCGCTTTGTCTGTGAGCGACACAGAGCTGGGTCTGGTGGATGATTGCTCCTTGTCAGAACTAGGCACCACATTGGACTCCTGTCCTATCGTCAAGCAGGAGGTCGAGGAGCTGTGTGCCGTAACGGAGGCCAGTTTGGACGACGCCTGCCCCAAGGACAGCGCTGCAGACGGTGCCAGTGAGGAGCTGCCGCTGGTACCACCCGTCCGGTCTAAGAGAGAACCCGTGGCCTCTTTTGATTGCCCAGAACTTGGCTGTTGTGGTTCATTCGACTCGCGTCAGAAGCTAAAGGTTCACCTCCTGAACCACGCAGAGGACCCACGGCCCTACCAGTGCACCGTGGAGGGCTGTGGCTGGGCTTTTGTCACCTCCTACAAGCTGAAGCGACATCTTCAGTCTCACGACAAGCAGCGGCCGCACGCCTGCCACTTTGAGGGCTGCGGGCGGTGCTTCACCACAGTCTACAACCTCAAGGCTCACATTAAAGTCCACGAGCAGGACAACTCCTTCATCTGCGAAATCTGCAGCGAGAGGTTCCGCAGTGCGACGCGACTGGCCAATCACCAGAGAGTCCACTTTGAGCCACAGCGACCCCATAAGTGTGAATTTCCAGGTAACGTGAGCGCACATGTTCTCTTCATATCTTTATTATCCTTAGCTTTCTCAACTGCTGTAGGTCAGATTGAGCTCCAGCCTGTAgcaccccccccaacacacacacacacacacacacacacatgctacctcTCCATATACTCTGGAAACAAGTACCTGATCACTGCCTTTTGAGAGTCATGTATGAGTCAACAAAGGCCGTCTTCCATAGTGTATAACTGCATGTCATACTGGAGAGGCACAAGCGACTGTGTGGAGTCTGTAAAATTACAATTAATTCCCGTAATGTAACAACTTCTGAACTCTTTCCTACATTTGGTGCATTTCAGTGTAGTGTTGTTTTCTCACAGGCTGCGAGAAAACCTTCATCACCTTCAGCGCCCTCTTCTCCCACAATCGTACGCACTTCAGAGAAACGGGCCATTTCACCTGCACTTACCCCGGCTGCGATAAGACTTACGACAAGGCCTGTCGTCTCAAGATCCATATGAGGAGCCACACTGGTGAGTGGAATATTGTTACGTCCCCTACTTCTACCACAGGGTGGGTCTGATACAGGTAAAATTTAATGAACTGAAACTAACTTGGGATTTTACCTCttacatttcaaattaaggTAGATAAGGAGGTAGGCAGTTAGAGCAGTCCAGCCCAGAGGGAAGAAATGCATGGATTAATTATCACCATCATGTGTTCCAGTCTGTGTTAGGATGTTGTGATCTGTttttatcaaatgcagcactaggTTGTAACAGGACAAGGACTGACACTAGACGTTGTCTGACGTGAACAGATAATCCTGACTTGACtttaaccagagctgtttctgtgctatgatggaTCTAAAGCCTCACTGGAGATCTGCTCACATTTTCTATATTCATAGAGGAGAGTGGATATCTGGTTTGATTACAGCGATTTACAGTTTGATTACAAGCCTGTTTGCGGACACAGATTTAAACTAAGGGTCTAAGAGACAAGTAGATGATTTGGATGAGTAATTTATTAATGTTAACGTCCCCCTGCCAATTATGTGGATCATTCACTGTGGTGACTATTGACGGGATGAAGCTGAAAGGAGTTACCTATTTATTAACGTCAGCttgaaatgatttatttttgaaAAACAGTCATGTAAGTAGGTTTTTCAAGTAAGACAGAGgtcaaaaaacattaaaaccagGTCTGAACAATGCTACAGAAGGTTACTCTGGTTTATATAGGATTGTTTTGTGATCCGTCCAAAACCTTGTGTTCTCAGGCGAGAGGCCGTTTGTGTGTGACTCGGAGGGCTGTGGCTGGTCGTTCACCAGCATGTCCAAGCTGCTCCGACACAAACGGTAAGTCAGCTGCCAGTCGGACTCGCTATGTTCTTCTATAAGAAGAGGGATTTGCTTGTGAATGAGGCATGGGAACAAATCTGTTTAAGTAGTATGTTTCTTTTCTTGTTGCTAGAAATTTCATGacgttttctgtttgtctcacCAACCTCAATATGCTTCTCCGTGTTCATCAGGAAGCACGATGATGACCGTCGTTTCGTATGTACAGAGGAGGGTTGTGGGAAGTCCTTCACCCGGGCAGAGCACCTCAAAGGTCACAGTATCACCCATCTGGGCACCAAGCCCTTCCAGTGCCATGCGGAAGGTAGGTCCAGGTACCAGTAGCAAAACATGGTGATGGTGGGTAATGGTTAGGTAAATgcttttaacatttatatttgttattcTTTAGGCTGTAATGCCAAGTTCTCAGCACGCAGCAGCCTCTACATTCACTCCAAAAAGCATAAGCAGGACGCCAGCACCCTGAGGACCCGCTGTCCTGTGGCCAACTGTTCTAAGCACTTCTCCTCCCGCAGCAGCCTTAAGAGCCACATGATCAAACACCATAAACTCAGTCCAGGTTAGTTTTGACTTCGTTACAACTCAGACCTCAAGCTACAGGGGTGGACTTAATTTGGCTTAGATATTCTGAATATCCTCAGTGGAAAAGTAAATTTGTGTCTAACATCTCATTTTCTCATTCCTATCCTTTATCTTTTCCCAGACGTTTTGAGCCAGATGGAGACCACAGCCACACTGACCCCAAGCAGCGAGCTCATCAGCTCCACCCCAACTATAGTTGCTGGGCCTGGCACCACCTCGGGAGACCAGCTTACCAGCTTGGACCTTACTtcgcttttctctgctgttcCTGGAGGGGCTGCAGCCTCCGCAGGGATCGGAGTGGGACTTCCTGTCGGAGGTAGCAGCTCTAATGGTACTTTCACCGTAGATCTCTCTCTGGTCAGCTCAGGCATCCTTACCATCGACCCCTCTTCAGTTGGCCCCACGCTCTGTAACGGCAGTAACACCACGTTGACCAAGGCAATGGACCCTCTTATTATAGCAGCGAGGGCAGACATGGGACCCCATCATAGTCTGGAGGGAACAGCAGGTGATGTTCTACACCCTCAAGGAACCCTTAACCTGGATGATGTTCAGACGGTTACCCCAGAGGCCCTGGGAACTCTTACTGCCCTCACCTTGCAGGGGGCTGGAGCTACTGTGGACTCAACGCTACAGCACCCACTCAGCGCCTCTAGTGGCTTGAGCATGGAGCCCACAGCCACTCTGACTGTTACTCCTGTGGCTGAGCTGCTAGCCTCACCCTCtaaggtggtggaggtggggggacAGGCGGGAGCGGGACCTTTACTGGGCTGCGTGGAGGTGCTAGGACCACAGGAAGGGGGCAAGGTCATGACccattttgtttttcccagTCCTAGCAGCAGCTTTAGCCCTCAGAAAGAGCCAGAACTCAGTGCTGTGTCTCCAACAAGCTTCCTGGTTAGTGAATAGTATTCATGTTCTTGTTTCAAAGATCTtactaaatgtttaataatttcCTTTCCTGATATGTGGTCCTGTGTGTCAGGAGAGTGGCGGTTCAGCTAGAACAGACTATAGAGCCATTCAGCTGGccaagaaaaggaaacaaagaggCCCTtctggtaaaacacacacattgcttTATTCACATCAGACATGCGACATGGAGAATATATTTCTGACTAAGGTATATGTTTTCTTCAATCAAGGCGGTTCAGGAGTgggacaaagaaaaagcaagGGAGCAAAGGCAGCTTCCAGTCCTGCACCTCtagcttcatctgctgctcgCTTTGGTGAAGGAGCCACGGCCAGTGGGGGCTTGGCCCTGCGTGACCCTGTCACTCAGTATATCCAGATTCaactgctgcaggtgagaccTCCACATTAGAATAATGGTTCTGTGTTGAGGCAAGCATGGTGTGAATGAAAGATGTGGCTATTCAATGTGCGTGAATGCAGGATGACCCAGCCAGTGACGGTGACCTGGCCTTCCAGCTGAGCGCTCAGGCTTCCAGCTCCCACTCTCAGCTCACTGTTGATCTGCCTGTCAACATCTTACAGGTGAGACCATTTTTGAATTCCAAGCATAGACCACACAATGAGAGAGGGGAAATACCTCTGACTGAGAATTATAACATGAATGGTGTGTTTTATCAGGAACCTTCAGTGATGGCTGAGGATGACAATGGCTCGGACAACTCCCAGTTTACAGGAAGCACAATCAACCTTCAGGACTTGGAGTGATCACCAGAGGTGATGGTCGACCTCTGTCATTCCAACACTGTCTACAGTTTACATTGACACGTGCCATGTTCAACTCCTTCGAACAGCTGCCTACATGTGGGTGCTTCTACATATACGGCATCTtgagaagaggagaaagcaTTGAAAGCAGCCTGTTTCTGTCTTCAAGCTGAGAATATTCTGGTATCAGTTACCAGAGGCTCCCTGTCCCTCTTTCCACAGCGCTGTACCGTGGTGCTACGTTGCTGTAAATGCACATTCTGCACCGTCTACGTTCCAGTTGCCTTACAGACAACTCACATTGTGCTCatatctgctttttttttctatggcAACAGTCAGTTCATGTTGAAAAAATTTGCCTGTTGACATGTTTCTGTAGTGTATGTCAGGACTTAATGCTGTCtacttattatttattgttcagCTGTGGGTTTCCAGAATGGCAGAGCCATAACACAGGGATGAATTAAAGAATCAAAGCACAATCACAAcccttgtgttgtccttcattTTATGgttagtttgttttgttaataAAGGCATAAATAAAACCATATTACACCCAAGAACACATTTGAGGGCTCCATTTAATGTGTTTAACTCAAAACTTTAGTAAATTCCTGATCTAGTCAGGAAGCTGGACACCTTAGACCTAGAGCCTTatcacagagagaaaaacactgacatttaaacTGTCTTGTTCTGTGTAATGACACGCTCGATCCATAGCACTATGAAGAACGAGTTCATCTTAGTTGCCCAGAAGAAAAGACTTTggcctttgtctgcagctcaGTCTAGAACCAGCAGATGGCGTCCACATCATACAGGGGAGAACATCAAAGATTGACCTGTGACTAGCATTTACAGATCAAGGTTCATCATTTACATAGATGTAATTAGTGTTGT contains:
- the si:dkey-156n14.3 gene encoding zinc finger protein ZXDC, whose amino-acid sequence is MEIQGLSDAQNIHSQHGALHRSISAPLRSATGSIPRFICSENEAGGQLEAPELQSDDNNNTTRRRTSPFRLLAENGSEAISPVVKPQAADKSGTRQTVGVHNVNTEKEQEVSALLGSFWRCGADSGGSVMQMALPLFEGEEEPTQQRLPTLPLPALRQQREDGASRQPSLAGHCSAATGSFDAPSGAPDTTQEACAVFDGARENGNGEAAHAATGGSPESCDPMKGTGTDARGSMEAGNCSSVILCEPHDSLNCLDAPLLKRAEHEFSLLNHSLAVVNFTQASGHHTVEDVVLTNKYGEKICGQICTENDEATLVGEFSSPSDESGVLISETSGVVEAMDASGFISEASGLQDIANRVTASTSPPSSETFSGTITINNQSIIVTIENGILTLAAPPEGHVHKEDDMVSLKEHLGMKDHEDIVLLNYDSGTKSIGKISTLAVSSGNQQAEPRPALSVSDTELGLVDDCSLSELGTTLDSCPIVKQEVEELCAVTEASLDDACPKDSAADGASEELPLVPPVRSKREPVASFDCPELGCCGSFDSRQKLKVHLLNHAEDPRPYQCTVEGCGWAFVTSYKLKRHLQSHDKQRPHACHFEGCGRCFTTVYNLKAHIKVHEQDNSFICEICSERFRSATRLANHQRVHFEPQRPHKCEFPGCEKTFITFSALFSHNRTHFRETGHFTCTYPGCDKTYDKACRLKIHMRSHTGERPFVCDSEGCGWSFTSMSKLLRHKRKHDDDRRFVCTEEGCGKSFTRAEHLKGHSITHLGTKPFQCHAEGCNAKFSARSSLYIHSKKHKQDASTLRTRCPVANCSKHFSSRSSLKSHMIKHHKLSPDVLSQMETTATLTPSSELISSTPTIVAGPGTTSGDQLTSLDLTSLFSAVPGGAAASAGIGVGLPVGGSSSNGTFTVDLSLVSSGILTIDPSSVGPTLCNGSNTTLTKAMDPLIIAARADMGPHHSLEGTAGDVLHPQGTLNLDDVQTVTPEALGTLTALTLQGAGATVDSTLQHPLSASSGLSMEPTATLTVTPVAELLASPSKVVEVGGQAGAGPLLGCVEVLGPQEGGKVMTHFVFPSPSSSFSPQKEPELSAVSPTSFLESGGSARTDYRAIQLAKKRKQRGPSGGSGVGQRKSKGAKAASSPAPLASSAARFGEGATASGGLALRDPVTQYIQIQLLQDDPASDGDLAFQLSAQASSSHSQLTVDLPVNILQEPSVMAEDDNGSDNSQFTGSTINLQDLE